The Streptococcus mitis genomic sequence GGAAAAATACCAGATGGACAGTAAATTATCAGGTATCTATCCTCAGGATACTTTAAAAGAAGGACACCTTCTCTTTAGAGGCTTTGACGATAGCTATGTATCCCCTCATTCTCGGCACACGGAGATTTCTAAGGAAGAGGTCTTAAATAAAACCAATCTCGAGATTTTATCAGAGGGTCCTCAGGTTGGAGTTTCGATTTTGGCTAGTCGTGATTTACGAGAAATTTATAGTTTTGGGCATTTGGAATATGATCGTGATACCTTGGCAAATGAATATTTCCGAGATCGTGATGCAGGTTTAGATCCACATATTCCAGAAAATTACTTTAAGGATGATGATGTCAACCAGACACCTTGTCTTTGTTGGTCTTCATCAGCAGCCCTCTTTTTCAGTAACTGGGTGAACTATGCCGTCTATCAGGAAACACCTTTTGACTGGAGAAAAATAGAAGATGATGCATCTGCATTTGGGTATTTATAAGAGGAATTATGACATATTTAGACGCTTTTAAATCAGGGAACTTGGTTTTACCGAGTGCCCTGCTCTTGCATTTTAAGGAACTATTTCCTTCCAGCGACGATTTTCTGGTCTGGCAATTTTTCTATTTGCAAAATACGACAGGTTTGGAAGAAATGTCCCCAAGCCAGATTGCTGAAAGGATTGGCAAGGAAATTTCGGATGTCAATCAGGCTATTTCCAATCTGACGGAGAGGGGACTACTTCAGTATCGAACGATCGAATTGAATGGCGAAATTGAATTGCTTTTTGATGCTAGTTTGGCTTTGGAACGTTTGGATAATTTGCTTGGAGCCGCTCATTCGAGTTCAGACCAGTTGACATCTCAAAATCAGCTCAAAGATTTGGTGGAAACCTTCCAGCAGGAATTAGGACGCTTGTTGACACCTTTTGAGATTGAAGATTTGACCAAGACACTAAAGGAAGATGGAACCAGTGCTGACTTGATTAAGGAAGCTCTTCGTGAAGCTGTTTTGAATGGAAAAGCAAACTGGAAGTACATTCAGGCGATTTTGAGAAACTGGCGCCATGAAGGTATCAAAAGTGTGGCTCAAATCGAGGCTAAGCGGGCAGAAAGAGAAGCAAGCAATCCTCAGTTGACACAGGTATCTGCAGATTTCAGAAATGCCATGGATCTTTGGAAGGATTAATCCATACAAGCAGGCTTGAAATCCGAGTAAGATTTGCAAGCTGTGTATAATTGTGATAAAATAAATAGAAAATAAATTGAAAAAAGAGGTATGTGAAATGTCACGTAAACCATTTATCGCTGGTAACTGGAAAATGAACAAAAATCCAGAAGAAGCTAAAGTATTCGTTGAAGCAGTTGCATCAAAACTTCCTTCATCAGATCTTGTTGAAGCAGGTATCGCAGCTCCAGCTCTTGATTTGACAGCTGTTCTTGCTGCTGCTAAAGGTTCAAACCTCAAAGTTGCTGCTCAAAACTGCTACTTTGAAAATGCAGGTGCTTTCACTGGTGAAACTAGCCCACAAGTTTTGAAAGAAATCGGTACTGACTATGTTG encodes the following:
- a CDS encoding DnaD domain-containing protein, which gives rise to MTYLDAFKSGNLVLPSALLLHFKELFPSSDDFLVWQFFYLQNTTGLEEMSPSQIAERIGKEISDVNQAISNLTERGLLQYRTIELNGEIELLFDASLALERLDNLLGAAHSSSDQLTSQNQLKDLVETFQQELGRLLTPFEIEDLTKTLKEDGTSADLIKEALREAVLNGKANWKYIQAILRNWRHEGIKSVAQIEAKRAEREASNPQLTQVSADFRNAMDLWKD
- the metA gene encoding homoserine O-acetyltransferase MetA, which encodes MPIRIDKKLPAVEILRTENIFVMDDQRAAHQDIRPLKILILNLMPQKMVTETQLLRHLANTPLQLDIDFLYMESHRSKTTRSEHMETFYKTFPEVKDEYFDGMIITGAPVEHLPFEEVDYWEEFSQVIEWSKTHVYSTLHICWGAQAGLYLRYGVEKYQMDSKLSGIYPQDTLKEGHLLFRGFDDSYVSPHSRHTEISKEEVLNKTNLEILSEGPQVGVSILASRDLREIYSFGHLEYDRDTLANEYFRDRDAGLDPHIPENYFKDDDVNQTPCLCWSSSAALFFSNWVNYAVYQETPFDWRKIEDDASAFGYL